The following proteins are co-located in the Ictalurus punctatus breed USDA103 chromosome 14, Coco_2.0, whole genome shotgun sequence genome:
- the LOC108274551 gene encoding zinc finger protein 431 isoform X3 codes for MIIDQQTGGFQKNPVKEEEPEDDEFLYCEDCRSYFTNKCEVHGPAVFISDTPVPLGIADRAIQTLPPGLEIRKSDIPDAGLGVFNKGETIPLGAHFGPYEGDLVDREEAMNSGYSWVISRSRQCEKYIDGEREMHSNWMRYVNCARNEEEQNLVAFQYRGGILYRCCQPIKKGQELLMWYKDDYGKDLGLAFDYLWKKKCSSNEMNDALLQVFSCSQCPISYTSQFFLDNHIKRNHHETHMLMLLRESKSDNVMQRESSSTQQTSIGMLQASTTHGQMQKEEHHCSDCGKVFAYQSHLHQHQRIHTGEKPYQCSQCGKRFNQKSTLQRHQDTHTGEKPYYCSHCGRSYARQSTLQSHQRIHTGQKPYQCSQCGKSFRQQNHLQQHQRIHTGEKPYHCSLCGKSFTCQSHLQIHQRIHTGEKRYCCLQCGKNFICQSHLRTHRRIHTGEKPYQCSQCGKKFSVKYALGQHRHVHAGEKPYRCSQCGKSFNKGRALEQHQRIHTGEKPYHCSQCEKSFACQSHLQQHQRIHTGEKPYHCSQCGKSFTCQSHLHQHQRVHTGEKPYHCSQCGKSFTCQSHLQQHQRVHTGEKPYHCSQCGKSFTCQSHLKTHRRIHTGEKPYRCLHCGKSFTDQSSCQQHQRIHTDEKPYRCLRCGKHFTQQRHLKEHQRIHTGERPFHCSHCGKSFNKTSVLQRHQRIHTGEKPYLCSQCGKGFNQQSHLQRHRRIHTGEKPYHCSQCGKRFNQQSDLQKHQRTHTGEKTFQCSQCGKSFAYKCNLKTHQRIHTGEKPYHCAQCGQRYNYLSTFKKHKCTNVAHSACAT; via the exons ATGATTATTGACCAACAGACTGGAGGATTCCAGAAGAATCCTGTAAAAGAGGAAGAACCTGAAGATGATGAGTTTCTCT ACTGTGAGGACTGCAGATCCTACTTCACCAACAAGTGTGAGGTTCATGGTCCAGCAGTTTTCATTTCTGATACCCCTGTTCCCTTGGGGATTGCTGACCGAGCCATACAAACCCTTCCACCCGGTCTAGAGATTAGAAAGTCTGATATTCCTGATGCAGGCCTTGGGGTGTTCAATAAGGGGGAGACTATTCCACTCGGTGCACACTTTGGGCCGTATGAAGGAGACCTGGTGGACCGAGAGGAAGCCATGAATAGTGGCTACTCTTGGGTG ATATCTAGGAGCAGGCAGTGTGAGAAATACATAGATggcgagagagagatgcattCTAATTGGATGAG GTATGTGAACTGTGCTCGTAACGAAGAAGAACAGAATCTTGTGGCATTCCAGTATCGAGGAGGCATTCTCTATCGTTGCTGTCAACCCATCAAAAAAGGACAAGAACTCTTGATGTGGTACAAAGATGACTACGGCAAAGACCTTGGCCTTGCGTTCGACTACCTCTGGAAGAAAAAATGCTCCTCAAATG AAATGAATGATGCCCTGCTGCAAGTCTTCTCCTGCTCCCAGTGTCCAATTTCCTACACATCTCAGTTTTTCCTTGACAATCACATAAAGAGAAATCACCATGAAACACATATGCTGATGTTATTGAGAGAAAGTAAAAGTGATAATGTGATGCAGAGAGAAAGCTCCAGTACACAGCAAACATCCATTGGTATGCTCCAAGCTAGTACCACTCATGGACAAATGCAAAAAGAAGAACATCACTGCTCAGATTGTGGGAAGGTTTTTGCTTACCAGAGTCATCTCCAccaacaccagcgcattcacactggtgagaagccgtatcagtgctcacagtgtggaaaaaGGTTTAATCAAAAGAGTACTCTCCAAAGacaccaagacacacacacgggaGAGAAACCATATTATTGTTCACACTGTGGGAGGAGTTATGCACGCCAGAGTACTCTCCAAtcacaccagcgcattcacacaggacaaAAACCATATCAGTGCTCGCAGTGCGGGAAAAGTTTCAGACAACAGAATCATCTCCAgcaacaccagcgcattcacacaggcgagaaaccgtatcactgctcgctatgtgggaagagttttacttgccaGAGTCATCTCCAAATACATCAGCGCATTCATACAGGAGAGAAACGGTACTGCTGCCTACAGTGTGGGAAGAATTTCATTTGCCAGAGTCATCTCAGAACACACCGgcgcattcacacgggagagaaaccgtatcagtgctcacagtgtgggaagaagTTTTCTGTGAAATACGCTCTCGGCCAACAccggcatgttcacgcaggagagaagccgtatcgctgctcacagtgtgggaagagttttaataaAGGGCGTGCTCTTGAACAgcatcagcgcattcacacaggagagaaaccgtatcactgctcgCAGTGCGAGAAGAGTTTCGCTTGCCAGAGTCATCTCcaacaacaccagcgcattcacacaggggagaagccatatcactgctcacagtgtgggaagagtttcacATGCCAGAGTCATCTTCACCAACACCAGCGtgttcacactggagagaagccgtatcattgttcacagtgtgggaagagttttacctGCCAGAGTCATCTCCAACAACACCAGCGCGTTCACACAGgggagaagccgtatcactgctcacagtgtgggaagagttttacctGCCAGAGTCATCTCAAGACACACCGGCGCATTCAtacaggagaaaagccgtatcGCTGTTTACACTGTGGTAAAAGTTTTACCGACCAGAGTAGTTGTCAACAACACCAGCGTATTCACACAGACGAAAAGCCGTATCGGTGCTTACGTTGTGgaaaacattttacacagcagcGTCATCTCAAAGagcaccagcgcattcacacgggagagagaCCGTTTCACTGCTCTCACTGTGGCAAGAGTTTTAATAAAACGAGTGTCTTACAAAGGCACCAGCGAATTCACACTGGCGAAAAGCCATATctctgctcacagtgtggaaagggATTTAACCAACAGAGTCATCTCCAAAGACACCGgcgcattcacacgggagagaagccgtatcactgctcacagtgtgggaagaggtTTAATCAACAGAGCGATCTTCAAAAACATCAACGCACTCATACAGGAGAGAAAACGTTTCAGTGTTCACAGTGCGGGAAGAGTTTTGCTTATAAGTGTAATCTCAaaacacaccagcgcattcacacaggagagaagccgtaccaCTGCGCACAGTGTGGACAGAGATATAATTATTTAAGTACATTTAAGAAACACAAGTGCACCAACGTAGCGCATTCAGCTTGTGCTACATGA
- the LOC108274551 gene encoding zinc finger protein 431 isoform X6, whose protein sequence is MNSGYSWVISRSRQCEKYIDGEREMHSNWMRYVNCARNEEEQNLVAFQYRGGILYRCCQPIKKGQELLMWYKDDYGKDLGLAFDYLWKKKCSSNEMNDALLQVFSCSQCPISYTSQFFLDNHIKRNHHETHMLMLLRESKSDNVMQRESSSTQQTSIGMLQASTTHGQMQKEEHHCSDCGKVFAYQSHLHQHQRIHTGEKPYQCSQCGKRFNQKSTLQRHQDTHTGEKPYYCSHCGRSYARQSTLQSHQRIHTGQKPYQCSQCGKSFRQQNHLQQHQRIHTGEKPYHCSLCGKSFTCQSHLQIHQRIHTGEKRYCCLQCGKNFICQSHLRTHRRIHTGEKPYQCSQCGKKFSVKYALGQHRHVHAGEKPYRCSQCGKSFNKGRALEQHQRIHTGEKPYHCSQCEKSFACQSHLQQHQRIHTGEKPYHCSQCGKSFTCQSHLHQHQRVHTGEKPYHCSQCGKSFTCQSHLQQHQRVHTGEKPYHCSQCGKSFTCQSHLKTHRRIHTGEKPYRCLHCGKSFTDQSSCQQHQRIHTDEKPYRCLRCGKHFTQQRHLKEHQRIHTGERPFHCSHCGKSFNKTSVLQRHQRIHTGEKPYLCSQCGKGFNQQSHLQRHRRIHTGEKPYHCSQCGKRFNQQSDLQKHQRTHTGEKTFQCSQCGKSFAYKCNLKTHQRIHTGEKPYHCAQCGQRYNYLSTFKKHKCTNVAHSACAT, encoded by the exons ATGAATAGTGGCTACTCTTGGGTG ATATCTAGGAGCAGGCAGTGTGAGAAATACATAGATggcgagagagagatgcattCTAATTGGATGAG GTATGTGAACTGTGCTCGTAACGAAGAAGAACAGAATCTTGTGGCATTCCAGTATCGAGGAGGCATTCTCTATCGTTGCTGTCAACCCATCAAAAAAGGACAAGAACTCTTGATGTGGTACAAAGATGACTACGGCAAAGACCTTGGCCTTGCGTTCGACTACCTCTGGAAGAAAAAATGCTCCTCAAATG AAATGAATGATGCCCTGCTGCAAGTCTTCTCCTGCTCCCAGTGTCCAATTTCCTACACATCTCAGTTTTTCCTTGACAATCACATAAAGAGAAATCACCATGAAACACATATGCTGATGTTATTGAGAGAAAGTAAAAGTGATAATGTGATGCAGAGAGAAAGCTCCAGTACACAGCAAACATCCATTGGTATGCTCCAAGCTAGTACCACTCATGGACAAATGCAAAAAGAAGAACATCACTGCTCAGATTGTGGGAAGGTTTTTGCTTACCAGAGTCATCTCCAccaacaccagcgcattcacactggtgagaagccgtatcagtgctcacagtgtggaaaaaGGTTTAATCAAAAGAGTACTCTCCAAAGacaccaagacacacacacgggaGAGAAACCATATTATTGTTCACACTGTGGGAGGAGTTATGCACGCCAGAGTACTCTCCAAtcacaccagcgcattcacacaggacaaAAACCATATCAGTGCTCGCAGTGCGGGAAAAGTTTCAGACAACAGAATCATCTCCAgcaacaccagcgcattcacacaggcgagaaaccgtatcactgctcgctatgtgggaagagttttacttgccaGAGTCATCTCCAAATACATCAGCGCATTCATACAGGAGAGAAACGGTACTGCTGCCTACAGTGTGGGAAGAATTTCATTTGCCAGAGTCATCTCAGAACACACCGgcgcattcacacgggagagaaaccgtatcagtgctcacagtgtgggaagaagTTTTCTGTGAAATACGCTCTCGGCCAACAccggcatgttcacgcaggagagaagccgtatcgctgctcacagtgtgggaagagttttaataaAGGGCGTGCTCTTGAACAgcatcagcgcattcacacaggagagaaaccgtatcactgctcgCAGTGCGAGAAGAGTTTCGCTTGCCAGAGTCATCTCcaacaacaccagcgcattcacacaggggagaagccatatcactgctcacagtgtgggaagagtttcacATGCCAGAGTCATCTTCACCAACACCAGCGtgttcacactggagagaagccgtatcattgttcacagtgtgggaagagttttacctGCCAGAGTCATCTCCAACAACACCAGCGCGTTCACACAGgggagaagccgtatcactgctcacagtgtgggaagagttttacctGCCAGAGTCATCTCAAGACACACCGGCGCATTCAtacaggagaaaagccgtatcGCTGTTTACACTGTGGTAAAAGTTTTACCGACCAGAGTAGTTGTCAACAACACCAGCGTATTCACACAGACGAAAAGCCGTATCGGTGCTTACGTTGTGgaaaacattttacacagcagcGTCATCTCAAAGagcaccagcgcattcacacgggagagagaCCGTTTCACTGCTCTCACTGTGGCAAGAGTTTTAATAAAACGAGTGTCTTACAAAGGCACCAGCGAATTCACACTGGCGAAAAGCCATATctctgctcacagtgtggaaagggATTTAACCAACAGAGTCATCTCCAAAGACACCGgcgcattcacacgggagagaagccgtatcactgctcacagtgtgggaagaggtTTAATCAACAGAGCGATCTTCAAAAACATCAACGCACTCATACAGGAGAGAAAACGTTTCAGTGTTCACAGTGCGGGAAGAGTTTTGCTTATAAGTGTAATCTCAaaacacaccagcgcattcacacaggagagaagccgtaccaCTGCGCACAGTGTGGACAGAGATATAATTATTTAAGTACATTTAAGAAACACAAGTGCACCAACGTAGCGCATTCAGCTTGTGCTACATGA
- the LOC108274551 gene encoding zinc finger protein 431 isoform X1, with product MESAELCTDVKTETCSTSDCGTSGSVGFAIPVDQQKPVKKEEPEDEGYPCGGTSSPVECVMIIDQQTGGFQKNPVKEEEPEDDEFLYCEDCRSYFTNKCEVHGPAVFISDTPVPLGIADRAIQTLPPGLEIRKSDIPDAGLGVFNKGETIPLGAHFGPYEGDLVDREEAMNSGYSWVISRSRQCEKYIDGEREMHSNWMRYVNCARNEEEQNLVAFQYRGGILYRCCQPIKKGQELLMWYKDDYGKDLGLAFDYLWKKKCSSNEMNDALLQVFSCSQCPISYTSQFFLDNHIKRNHHETHMLMLLRESKSDNVMQRESSSTQQTSIGMLQASTTHGQMQKEEHHCSDCGKVFAYQSHLHQHQRIHTGEKPYQCSQCGKRFNQKSTLQRHQDTHTGEKPYYCSHCGRSYARQSTLQSHQRIHTGQKPYQCSQCGKSFRQQNHLQQHQRIHTGEKPYHCSLCGKSFTCQSHLQIHQRIHTGEKRYCCLQCGKNFICQSHLRTHRRIHTGEKPYQCSQCGKKFSVKYALGQHRHVHAGEKPYRCSQCGKSFNKGRALEQHQRIHTGEKPYHCSQCEKSFACQSHLQQHQRIHTGEKPYHCSQCGKSFTCQSHLHQHQRVHTGEKPYHCSQCGKSFTCQSHLQQHQRVHTGEKPYHCSQCGKSFTCQSHLKTHRRIHTGEKPYRCLHCGKSFTDQSSCQQHQRIHTDEKPYRCLRCGKHFTQQRHLKEHQRIHTGERPFHCSHCGKSFNKTSVLQRHQRIHTGEKPYLCSQCGKGFNQQSHLQRHRRIHTGEKPYHCSQCGKRFNQQSDLQKHQRTHTGEKTFQCSQCGKSFAYKCNLKTHQRIHTGEKPYHCAQCGQRYNYLSTFKKHKCTNVAHSACAT from the exons ATGGAATCAGCAGAG CTTTGTACAGATGTGAAGACAGAGACTTGCAGTACTTCAGATTGCGGGACATCGGGTTCTGTGGGATTTGCCATCCCTGTGGATCAACAGAAGCCTGTAAAAAAGGAAGAACCTGAAGATGAAGGCTATCCTT GTGGTGGTACATCAAGTCCTGTAGAATGTGTCATGATTATTGACCAACAGACTGGAGGATTCCAGAAGAATCCTGTAAAAGAGGAAGAACCTGAAGATGATGAGTTTCTCT ACTGTGAGGACTGCAGATCCTACTTCACCAACAAGTGTGAGGTTCATGGTCCAGCAGTTTTCATTTCTGATACCCCTGTTCCCTTGGGGATTGCTGACCGAGCCATACAAACCCTTCCACCCGGTCTAGAGATTAGAAAGTCTGATATTCCTGATGCAGGCCTTGGGGTGTTCAATAAGGGGGAGACTATTCCACTCGGTGCACACTTTGGGCCGTATGAAGGAGACCTGGTGGACCGAGAGGAAGCCATGAATAGTGGCTACTCTTGGGTG ATATCTAGGAGCAGGCAGTGTGAGAAATACATAGATggcgagagagagatgcattCTAATTGGATGAG GTATGTGAACTGTGCTCGTAACGAAGAAGAACAGAATCTTGTGGCATTCCAGTATCGAGGAGGCATTCTCTATCGTTGCTGTCAACCCATCAAAAAAGGACAAGAACTCTTGATGTGGTACAAAGATGACTACGGCAAAGACCTTGGCCTTGCGTTCGACTACCTCTGGAAGAAAAAATGCTCCTCAAATG AAATGAATGATGCCCTGCTGCAAGTCTTCTCCTGCTCCCAGTGTCCAATTTCCTACACATCTCAGTTTTTCCTTGACAATCACATAAAGAGAAATCACCATGAAACACATATGCTGATGTTATTGAGAGAAAGTAAAAGTGATAATGTGATGCAGAGAGAAAGCTCCAGTACACAGCAAACATCCATTGGTATGCTCCAAGCTAGTACCACTCATGGACAAATGCAAAAAGAAGAACATCACTGCTCAGATTGTGGGAAGGTTTTTGCTTACCAGAGTCATCTCCAccaacaccagcgcattcacactggtgagaagccgtatcagtgctcacagtgtggaaaaaGGTTTAATCAAAAGAGTACTCTCCAAAGacaccaagacacacacacgggaGAGAAACCATATTATTGTTCACACTGTGGGAGGAGTTATGCACGCCAGAGTACTCTCCAAtcacaccagcgcattcacacaggacaaAAACCATATCAGTGCTCGCAGTGCGGGAAAAGTTTCAGACAACAGAATCATCTCCAgcaacaccagcgcattcacacaggcgagaaaccgtatcactgctcgctatgtgggaagagttttacttgccaGAGTCATCTCCAAATACATCAGCGCATTCATACAGGAGAGAAACGGTACTGCTGCCTACAGTGTGGGAAGAATTTCATTTGCCAGAGTCATCTCAGAACACACCGgcgcattcacacgggagagaaaccgtatcagtgctcacagtgtgggaagaagTTTTCTGTGAAATACGCTCTCGGCCAACAccggcatgttcacgcaggagagaagccgtatcgctgctcacagtgtgggaagagttttaataaAGGGCGTGCTCTTGAACAgcatcagcgcattcacacaggagagaaaccgtatcactgctcgCAGTGCGAGAAGAGTTTCGCTTGCCAGAGTCATCTCcaacaacaccagcgcattcacacaggggagaagccatatcactgctcacagtgtgggaagagtttcacATGCCAGAGTCATCTTCACCAACACCAGCGtgttcacactggagagaagccgtatcattgttcacagtgtgggaagagttttacctGCCAGAGTCATCTCCAACAACACCAGCGCGTTCACACAGgggagaagccgtatcactgctcacagtgtgggaagagttttacctGCCAGAGTCATCTCAAGACACACCGGCGCATTCAtacaggagaaaagccgtatcGCTGTTTACACTGTGGTAAAAGTTTTACCGACCAGAGTAGTTGTCAACAACACCAGCGTATTCACACAGACGAAAAGCCGTATCGGTGCTTACGTTGTGgaaaacattttacacagcagcGTCATCTCAAAGagcaccagcgcattcacacgggagagagaCCGTTTCACTGCTCTCACTGTGGCAAGAGTTTTAATAAAACGAGTGTCTTACAAAGGCACCAGCGAATTCACACTGGCGAAAAGCCATATctctgctcacagtgtggaaagggATTTAACCAACAGAGTCATCTCCAAAGACACCGgcgcattcacacgggagagaagccgtatcactgctcacagtgtgggaagaggtTTAATCAACAGAGCGATCTTCAAAAACATCAACGCACTCATACAGGAGAGAAAACGTTTCAGTGTTCACAGTGCGGGAAGAGTTTTGCTTATAAGTGTAATCTCAaaacacaccagcgcattcacacaggagagaagccgtaccaCTGCGCACAGTGTGGACAGAGATATAATTATTTAAGTACATTTAAGAAACACAAGTGCACCAACGTAGCGCATTCAGCTTGTGCTACATGA
- the LOC128634970 gene encoding zinc finger protein 501: MNHALLQVVFCSWCRLSYTSQIYLDNHVRRSHYEDHVRSEPRGSSNSRQTCSDTLQMNARRNRKEICRSSKCGKGFMNLHNLGKHQCVHTREKPLPCSQCGKSFTYQCHLRQHQRVHTKEKPYCCPHCGKSFNQHGNLQRHQRIHTGEKPYQCSQCDRRFTDQGTLIKHQRIHGGDKPYHCSECGKRFREQSSYRNHQLIHTDEKPYQCLQCGKYFRQRRQLKEHQRVHTGEKPYLCSHCGSSFNKSSTLQRHQRIHTGEKPYVCSQCGKSFIQQSDLQRHQGIHTGEQLYYCSERGKSYYHQRIRTGGKTYHCSQCGKKFTRQSNLKEHELIHKGEKQFHCSHCRKSFNTKRSLRRHQRIHKGEKPYHCSECGKSFNQLDDLQKHHRIHTREKTHQCSLCGKSFAYQSNLKTHQRIHTGEKPYHCSQCGQRFTYFKTFKKHKCTNVEQSDCAT, from the coding sequence ATGAACCATGCCCTGCTGCAAGTCGTCTTCTGCTCCTGGTGTCGACTTTCCTACACATCTCAAATTTACCTTGACAATCACGTAAGGAGAAGCCACTATGAGGATCATGTGAGATCGGAGCCCAGAGGAAGCTCCAATAGTCGGCAAACGTGCTCTGATACTCTCCAAATGAACGCCAGACGAAATCGGAAAGAAATATGTCGCTCCTCAAAATGTGGGAAGGGCTTTATGAATCTCCATAATCTTGGTAAGCACCAGTGTGTCCACACAAGAGAAAAGCCACTTCCCTGCTCACaatgtggaaagagttttacttACCAGTGTCATCTCCGACAACATCAGCGCGTTCACACAAAAGAGAAACCGTATTGCTGCCCACactgtgggaagagctttaatcaacatggcaaccttcaaagacaccagcgcattcatacaggagagaagccgtatcagtgTTCACAGTGTGACCGGCGTTTCACTGATCAGGGCACTCTAATAAAACACCAACGTATTCACGGAGGGGATAAGCCGTATCATTGCTCAGAATGCGGAAAGCGTTTTAGAGAACAGAGTAGTTACAGAAACCACCAGCTTATTCACACGGACGAAAAGCCGTACCAGTGCTTACAGTGTGGAAAATATTTTCGACAGCGGCGTCAACTCAAAGAGCACCAGcgcgttcacacaggagagaaaccataTCTCTGCTCACACTGTGGAAGTAGTTTCAATAAAAGCAGTACGCTACAACGACATCAGCgaattcacacaggagagaagccgtacgTCTGCTCACAGTGCGGGAAGAGCTTTATTCAACAAAGTGATCTCCAAAGACACCAGGGGATTCACACAGGAGAGCAGCTGTATTACTGCTCAGAGCGTGGTAAGAGTTATTATCACCAGCGTATTCGCACCGGAGGGAAAACGTATCattgctcacagtgtgggaaaaaATTTACACGCCAGAGTAATCTCAAAGAGCACGAACTCATTCACAAAGGAGAGAAGCAGTTTCACTGCTCTCATTGTCGGAAGAGTTTTAACACGAAAAGGTCTTTACGAAGACACCAGCGTATTCACAAGGgcgagaagccgtatcactgctcagaatgtgggaagagctttaatcAACTGGACGATCTTCAAAAACACCACCGCATTCATACAAGAGAAAAGACGCATCAGTGCTCGCTCTGCGGGAAGAGTTTTGCTTACCAGAGTAATCTCAaaacacaccagcgcattcacacaggagagaagccgtaccactgctcacagtgtggacaGAGATTCACTTATTTCAAGACGTTTAAAAAGCACAAGTGCACCAACGTTGAGCAGTCAGATTGTGCCACATGA
- the LOC108274551 gene encoding zinc finger protein 431 isoform X2 has protein sequence MESAEVSSQKTPYPPCPAHSQLCDVTTETCTTSDSVDYRNPVKKEEPEDEGYLCDGTSSHVGLIITVDQKTVKEEEPENDEFLYCEDCRSYFTNKCEVHGPAVFISDTPVPLGIADRAIQTLPPGLEIRKSDIPDAGLGVFNKGETIPLGAHFGPYEGDLVDREEAMNSGYSWVISRSRQCEKYIDGEREMHSNWMRYVNCARNEEEQNLVAFQYRGGILYRCCQPIKKGQELLMWYKDDYGKDLGLAFDYLWKKKCSSNEMNDALLQVFSCSQCPISYTSQFFLDNHIKRNHHETHMLMLLRESKSDNVMQRESSSTQQTSIGMLQASTTHGQMQKEEHHCSDCGKVFAYQSHLHQHQRIHTGEKPYQCSQCGKRFNQKSTLQRHQDTHTGEKPYYCSHCGRSYARQSTLQSHQRIHTGQKPYQCSQCGKSFRQQNHLQQHQRIHTGEKPYHCSLCGKSFTCQSHLQIHQRIHTGEKRYCCLQCGKNFICQSHLRTHRRIHTGEKPYQCSQCGKKFSVKYALGQHRHVHAGEKPYRCSQCGKSFNKGRALEQHQRIHTGEKPYHCSQCEKSFACQSHLQQHQRIHTGEKPYHCSQCGKSFTCQSHLHQHQRVHTGEKPYHCSQCGKSFTCQSHLQQHQRVHTGEKPYHCSQCGKSFTCQSHLKTHRRIHTGEKPYRCLHCGKSFTDQSSCQQHQRIHTDEKPYRCLRCGKHFTQQRHLKEHQRIHTGERPFHCSHCGKSFNKTSVLQRHQRIHTGEKPYLCSQCGKGFNQQSHLQRHRRIHTGEKPYHCSQCGKRFNQQSDLQKHQRTHTGEKTFQCSQCGKSFAYKCNLKTHQRIHTGEKPYHCAQCGQRYNYLSTFKKHKCTNVAHSACAT, from the exons ACTGTGAGGACTGCAGATCCTACTTCACCAACAAGTGTGAGGTTCATGGTCCAGCAGTTTTCATTTCTGATACCCCTGTTCCCTTGGGGATTGCTGACCGAGCCATACAAACCCTTCCACCCGGTCTAGAGATTAGAAAGTCTGATATTCCTGATGCAGGCCTTGGGGTGTTCAATAAGGGGGAGACTATTCCACTCGGTGCACACTTTGGGCCGTATGAAGGAGACCTGGTGGACCGAGAGGAAGCCATGAATAGTGGCTACTCTTGGGTG ATATCTAGGAGCAGGCAGTGTGAGAAATACATAGATggcgagagagagatgcattCTAATTGGATGAG GTATGTGAACTGTGCTCGTAACGAAGAAGAACAGAATCTTGTGGCATTCCAGTATCGAGGAGGCATTCTCTATCGTTGCTGTCAACCCATCAAAAAAGGACAAGAACTCTTGATGTGGTACAAAGATGACTACGGCAAAGACCTTGGCCTTGCGTTCGACTACCTCTGGAAGAAAAAATGCTCCTCAAATG AAATGAATGATGCCCTGCTGCAAGTCTTCTCCTGCTCCCAGTGTCCAATTTCCTACACATCTCAGTTTTTCCTTGACAATCACATAAAGAGAAATCACCATGAAACACATATGCTGATGTTATTGAGAGAAAGTAAAAGTGATAATGTGATGCAGAGAGAAAGCTCCAGTACACAGCAAACATCCATTGGTATGCTCCAAGCTAGTACCACTCATGGACAAATGCAAAAAGAAGAACATCACTGCTCAGATTGTGGGAAGGTTTTTGCTTACCAGAGTCATCTCCAccaacaccagcgcattcacactggtgagaagccgtatcagtgctcacagtgtggaaaaaGGTTTAATCAAAAGAGTACTCTCCAAAGacaccaagacacacacacgggaGAGAAACCATATTATTGTTCACACTGTGGGAGGAGTTATGCACGCCAGAGTACTCTCCAAtcacaccagcgcattcacacaggacaaAAACCATATCAGTGCTCGCAGTGCGGGAAAAGTTTCAGACAACAGAATCATCTCCAgcaacaccagcgcattcacacaggcgagaaaccgtatcactgctcgctatgtgggaagagttttacttgccaGAGTCATCTCCAAATACATCAGCGCATTCATACAGGAGAGAAACGGTACTGCTGCCTACAGTGTGGGAAGAATTTCATTTGCCAGAGTCATCTCAGAACACACCGgcgcattcacacgggagagaaaccgtatcagtgctcacagtgtgggaagaagTTTTCTGTGAAATACGCTCTCGGCCAACAccggcatgttcacgcaggagagaagccgtatcgctgctcacagtgtgggaagagttttaataaAGGGCGTGCTCTTGAACAgcatcagcgcattcacacaggagagaaaccgtatcactgctcgCAGTGCGAGAAGAGTTTCGCTTGCCAGAGTCATCTCcaacaacaccagcgcattcacacaggggagaagccatatcactgctcacagtgtgggaagagtttcacATGCCAGAGTCATCTTCACCAACACCAGCGtgttcacactggagagaagccgtatcattgttcacagtgtgggaagagttttacctGCCAGAGTCATCTCCAACAACACCAGCGCGTTCACACAGgggagaagccgtatcactgctcacagtgtgggaagagttttacctGCCAGAGTCATCTCAAGACACACCGGCGCATTCAtacaggagaaaagccgtatcGCTGTTTACACTGTGGTAAAAGTTTTACCGACCAGAGTAGTTGTCAACAACACCAGCGTATTCACACAGACGAAAAGCCGTATCGGTGCTTACGTTGTGgaaaacattttacacagcagcGTCATCTCAAAGagcaccagcgcattcacacgggagagagaCCGTTTCACTGCTCTCACTGTGGCAAGAGTTTTAATAAAACGAGTGTCTTACAAAGGCACCAGCGAATTCACACTGGCGAAAAGCCATATctctgctcacagtgtggaaagggATTTAACCAACAGAGTCATCTCCAAAGACACCGgcgcattcacacgggagagaagccgtatcactgctcacagtgtgggaagaggtTTAATCAACAGAGCGATCTTCAAAAACATCAACGCACTCATACAGGAGAGAAAACGTTTCAGTGTTCACAGTGCGGGAAGAGTTTTGCTTATAAGTGTAATCTCAaaacacaccagcgcattcacacaggagagaagccgtaccaCTGCGCACAGTGTGGACAGAGATATAATTATTTAAGTACATTTAAGAAACACAAGTGCACCAACGTAGCGCATTCAGCTTGTGCTACATGA